The Streptomyces sp. JB150 genomic interval GCCGTCGTCACCCCTTCTCAGCTGCTCCCGGCTGTCGGTCTCGCTCGGCAAGGCCGCCGTACCGTGCGGTGATCCGACCCGGCTGCGCGGCCGGCCCGGACCCGGAGGACCGGCCCCGGCCGCGCCCGGCTCCGGGATCCCGGCGAGGTACCCCTGCCCGCCAACTCGACGGAGGTCCCGGCCATGAGCAGCGAACGGCGCCCTGCCCCGCTCTGGATGCCAGAGCGGCTCTTCGCGGGCCTGGCCACCGGCGGAGGTTCGGCGGAGGCCATTGCCTTCCTCGAGCGGGGGGAGCGGGCACGGCGGCTGCTGCTCCTGCGCACGATGCTGGACCGGCTGGAGGGGATGTCCACTCCGCTCGCCTCGGCCGCCGAGGCCTGGCGGACAGTGAAGGAAGCGGCCTCGCGGGCGCCGGAGCCCGTGGAGCGGCTGCTGCTCGCCCCCGCGACCGGCCGCTGGATCGCTCACGTCCTGCGTCGCCTGCACAGCGGTTCGGCGACCGGTCCGCCACTGTGGGCGGAGGCCGGACGGCTCTGTGCGGTGGCCGCGGCGGCGGCCGTGCACGCGGGTACGGAGACCGATCTGCGGGTGCCGCTCACCGACGGGCGGCTGCATCTGCCGGGACTCGGCCTGGTGTGCCTGCCCGACGCGCCGCCCGGGACGGCGGTCGGCAGGGCGGTGACCCGGGGCGGCCGGCTGATCCTGACCGGACCCGGCCGTGGGGGGCGGCCGGTCACGGTGACCTGCCGTCCCCGCGCTGTGCGGATCACCGGGGCGGTGAACCCCGGATCAGCCCGGGAACCGCACTGGGTCCCCCTGCGCACCCTCACCCACACCGGCCCCGACAAAACCGTCGCCATCGCCCTCGACGACCTCGACCCCTACCGTGACCTGGACGTCCCCCTACCGCCCGCCCGGCTCGACGCCGACGAGGCCGAGGCATGGCAGCGACTGTTCCAGGAGGCGGCCGGGCTGCTCGCCGGAGCGGCAAGCGGCGAGCCCGGACGGCTCGATCCCTCCCACATCCGGGCCGTCGTGCCGTGGGGGCGGACCAGTTCCCAGCCACCGGCCCCGCCGACCGTGTGGATGTCCGCGTCCAGCGGCGACTCCTTCGGCGCCATGGTGATATCCCGCCCGGGCACGGCGCTGGCGCTCGCCGAGACCCTGGTCCACGAGTTCCAGCACAGCAAGCTGGGCGCCCTTCTCCACCTGTTCCCGCTCCTCGACGACGACCGCGAGGAGCGTTACTACGCCCCCTGGCGCCCCGACCCCCGCCATCTGACCGGCCTGCTGCACGGCGCGTACGCGTTCACCGCCGTCGCCGGCTTCTGGCGGGACCGGATGGCCGAGCCCGACCACGCCGACCGGGCCGCCTACCACTTCGCGCTGCGCCGCCTGCAGAGCCGGCTGGTCGTACGGACCCTGCTGAGCAGCGGCCGGCTGACCGCGCCCGGCCGGCGGCTGGTCACCGGACTCGCCCGCACCCTGGACGCCTGGCTGCGCGAGCCCGTCGCCCCCGACGCCCTCGCCCGGGCCCGTACGGCCGCCGCGCTCCACCGCACCGAGTGGCGGCTGCGCAACGTCGCACCGGGGCCCGGGGACGCGCCCCGCCTGCGGCCCGACCGGGAGCACTGGCCCGACCGGCGCACCCAGGCCTTCGCCGTCCGCCCCACCGCCCCGCGCACCGCCGACGAGCACCTCGCCGCCGCCGACCCGGCCACCGCGCTCACCCATTACGCCGACGCCCTGACCACCCACCCGGCCGACCCCCACCTCCTGGCCGGCTGGATCGTCGCCCACGCCACCAAGAATCCCGGCCCCACCACCCGCCGCCTCCTGGCCCGCCCGGAACTCCTCCAGCCCCAGCCCAGCAGCTAGCCTCCGGCGGTTCGGGGCAGGGGGCGTTGCGGCTCCCCCTGGGTGTGCGGTGCGGTCGTGATGCGGGAAGTGCACGCGTGCGGCCGGGGCCGGTCGCCTGCGGTGGGCGTGAGTGACGTGCACGCGTGGGGGCGGGTGGGCAGTCGCTCCGGCGGGGCGTGGTGTGTGTCACGCGGAGGACCGGGGCGCCCACGCCGTGTCGGGCGCGCCCGGACTTCCTCCAGCACCTCCGGCGATGTGGGGGCAGGGGCGTTGCGGCTGCCCCCTGGGGTGCCTCCGGTCGGCGGGTCGGTGAGGTGGTGGGCACGGCAGAGGTGCACGCGTGGAGCCGAGCCGGTCGCCTGCGGTGGGCATGGGTGACGTGCACGCACGGGGGCGGGCGGGCTGTCGCTTCTGGTGGGGCGTGGGTGGGTGTACGCGGAGGACCTGGGCGCCCAACCCGTGTCCGGGCGCGTCCGGAACCTACGCGTGCCGCTCGCCGACGTACGTGGTGACGCGCACGCGCGTGGGCGGCGGGCAGCGTCTCGGGCGGTTGCCGCCCGCGTGGCTGGGTGGTGTGTGTACGGGGCCGGGGCGCCCTCGCCGTTTGCGGGCGCGTCCGGGAGTCCTTCATCGCCACCCAGTGGGTGCCCTTCGGTGGTTCCGGGCGGGGGGCGTGCGGCCGTCCTTGATGTGCCGCTCGCCTGCGGGGCGGTGAGACGCGCCGCGCCGGGGGCGGTGGGCGGACGCTCGGGTGG includes:
- a CDS encoding HEXXH motif domain-containing protein, with protein sequence MSSERRPAPLWMPERLFAGLATGGGSAEAIAFLERGERARRLLLLRTMLDRLEGMSTPLASAAEAWRTVKEAASRAPEPVERLLLAPATGRWIAHVLRRLHSGSATGPPLWAEAGRLCAVAAAAAVHAGTETDLRVPLTDGRLHLPGLGLVCLPDAPPGTAVGRAVTRGGRLILTGPGRGGRPVTVTCRPRAVRITGAVNPGSAREPHWVPLRTLTHTGPDKTVAIALDDLDPYRDLDVPLPPARLDADEAEAWQRLFQEAAGLLAGAASGEPGRLDPSHIRAVVPWGRTSSQPPAPPTVWMSASSGDSFGAMVISRPGTALALAETLVHEFQHSKLGALLHLFPLLDDDREERYYAPWRPDPRHLTGLLHGAYAFTAVAGFWRDRMAEPDHADRAAYHFALRRLQSRLVVRTLLSSGRLTAPGRRLVTGLARTLDAWLREPVAPDALARARTAAALHRTEWRLRNVAPGPGDAPRLRPDREHWPDRRTQAFAVRPTAPRTADEHLAAADPATALTHYADALTTHPADPHLLAGWIVAHATKNPGPTTRRLLARPELLQPQPSS